Within Leptospirillum ferriphilum, the genomic segment ATCGACCGAACGTCTGTCGAGAAGAAGGACCTGCTCCGGTGATCGGTAGGATGGGAAGAAAATGGAAGGCTTCCTTTGTTTTTGTCTCGACCTCCGTGCTTGTCATTCTTGGGGTCTCAGACGGCTTCGGCGGGGCGTTGGATTCCGGAGATATTCCTGTGACAAGAGCGGAAATCCTCCAACAGGCACTGGACAACAATCCCGGTATTATCGTCCAGACCAACCGTTTGGCGGCTTCAACGGAAGAAGTGGGAATCCGGAGAGCAACGTACTATCCCCAGATCACCCTGAATCTGGCCCAGCTTTACTTGAATACGCCTGTTCTGGGGATTTCGTTCCCGAACGAGCAGCCCTTGGCTCCGGAAGCCATTCTTCCGACGTTTACACAGGAGCTTTTCGAGTTCGGCCGTCGTCGCAATCAGGTAAAAGCCGCTGTTCTTAAAAAGGAAGCTCGCCGCTGGATGCTGCAAGAAGCCCGTCTTGGCGTCCTCTGGAAAGCCGCTATGGCCTTCGATCAGCTGGCAATGTACCAGCATCTTCTTCAAGCGGCCGTGGAAAGCGAGCGGGCAGCCAGAAAACATCTTGACCGAACCCGTCTTCGGCTTGAAAAAGGTCTGGCCATTTTCCCGGATCTGACACAGGCAAAAGTCTATTGGCAGAAATCCCGTCTCCAGGTCGTGCAGATCAGAAACTCTCTTCATAAGGCTCAGGCGGATCTTGTTTATGTGACCGGCCATAAAAAATTCCGGCCCTTCAGGGCCGTGGAGTCAACACGTCCCGAACTGCTGCCAGAAAACCCGGATGTCCTTGTCGATTCGGCCATGCGCCAGAGGCCGTTGCTGGTGTCTCTGCGAAGGAAAGACAGGGAAAAAAACGCGCTGGTCAACCGGGAATTCGATGCTCATCTTCCCAAACTCGACCTCTTTGCCAACGGTCTTATTGTCTACGGTCTTCCGTCGGCGGTCACACTTGCTCCGCAATCGAGTGGCCTGTTTTTTCCGGGGTTTCAGACAGGGGTTGTCCTGTCTGTCCCGATTTTTAGTGGAATGAGTGTGGTGCACAGAACAGAGGAGGCCCGTTCCGTTTATAGGAGGGAAGTTGCGGACACGCGTCTGGCGGAAATCCGGGTGGCACGGAATGTTCGAAAAGCATGGTTTGATCTTGAAACCCAAAAAAAGAAAATCGACCTGGACCGGACGGAGCTGGAAAACGCGACCATCAACCGGGAGATGATTCAACGAAGTTACGACAAGGGGCTTGTCGACAGTGTGACCCGCATACAGGCCCAGGCCGAATATGTGACGGCTCACGAAACGCTCATTGCGGATCGTTTTCGTCTGCGGATGATTCTGGACGAGCTCGAGTGGCAAGTTGGTGAATGGCCCCCAGACGTGAGTGGCACGTCAAAATAGAAAAGAAGGAAGACCTGACAGGGAATGATAAAAAAGACTGCAAAGTTAATGCCTGACAAGGCGTTCTCTTGTCTTTTTTTCCCCGTTGCACTACCATTTCTGGCAATCGGCGAATAGAAAAAATCGTCAGGGATTTTAGGGGAACAGAAAGAACAGGGCATCTGCGAAAAAAACGGATGTCTGGAGCAGCAGGAAAGGAGGTGTCCATTGCGCCCAAGGAAAAGAAGAAAAGTCTCCATTGTCGGAGCCGGAAACGTGGGCGCAACCACAGCCCAGAAGATCGTCGAAAACGGGCTGGCGGATGTTGTCATTCTGGATGTGCGTGAAGGCATGGCTCAGGGAAAAGCGTTGGATATCCTTGAATCCGGCCCATTACTCGGGTTTGATACCCGTATCGTGGGCTCAGGAAACTACGAGACGATCGAAGGTTCGTCCGTCGTTGTTGTGACGGCCGGATTCTCCCGGAAACCGGGGATGAGCCGGGAGGATCTTCTGCACAAGAACGGGGACATCATGATTGAAGTTGCGGAAAAAATTCGCAAGCATGCCCCGGACTCCGTTGTGATCATGGTGACGAACCCTATGGATTTGATGGCCTATATTCTCTGGAAAGTCACAGGCTTTCCCCGCGAGAGGGTCATCGGGATGGGGGGAGCCCTGGACTCCTCCCGGTTTGCCTATTTCGTTTCCGAGGTCACAAACACGTCTGTCTCGAATATCCAGACGATGGTGATGGGGGGACATGGTGACGATATGGTTCCGCTCCTGGAGTTTTCAACGATTGCTGGAG encodes:
- a CDS encoding TolC family protein, with amino-acid sequence MIGRMGRKWKASFVFVSTSVLVILGVSDGFGGALDSGDIPVTRAEILQQALDNNPGIIVQTNRLAASTEEVGIRRATYYPQITLNLAQLYLNTPVLGISFPNEQPLAPEAILPTFTQELFEFGRRRNQVKAAVLKKEARRWMLQEARLGVLWKAAMAFDQLAMYQHLLQAAVESERAARKHLDRTRLRLEKGLAIFPDLTQAKVYWQKSRLQVVQIRNSLHKAQADLVYVTGHKKFRPFRAVESTRPELLPENPDVLVDSAMRQRPLLVSLRRKDREKNALVNREFDAHLPKLDLFANGLIVYGLPSAVTLAPQSSGLFFPGFQTGVVLSVPIFSGMSVVHRTEEARSVYRREVADTRLAEIRVARNVRKAWFDLETQKKKIDLDRTELENATINREMIQRSYDKGLVDSVTRIQAQAEYVTAHETLIADRFRLRMILDELEWQVGEWPPDVSGTSK
- the mdh gene encoding malate dehydrogenase; amino-acid sequence: MRPRKRRKVSIVGAGNVGATTAQKIVENGLADVVILDVREGMAQGKALDILESGPLLGFDTRIVGSGNYETIEGSSVVVVTAGFSRKPGMSREDLLHKNGDIMIEVAEKIRKHAPDSVVIMVTNPMDLMAYILWKVTGFPRERVIGMGGALDSSRFAYFVSEVTNTSVSNIQTMVMGGHGDDMVPLLEFSTIAGVSLKKALDPEVLQNLVARTRDGGGEIVRLMKDSSAYFAPAAAIYSMIESILHDRHRVIPSSVYLEGEYGVKGVFSGVPVQIGNIGLEKIVLLPLSTEEEEAFHRSTESIRQGIRTIDRLFPDLGRS